Genomic window (Vigna unguiculata cultivar IT97K-499-35 chromosome 10, ASM411807v1, whole genome shotgun sequence):
ACATAgtagaactcccctaacctggtttcctttgcttaaaGCTTTGAGTATCCCTTGGTTCTCTCTTGCTTCCCCATTAACCTTCCTTGGCTTCTCACAATTCAGCCTCAAAGGTCCACTTACACTCTCAATTTCCACTGATTTTCGCACTTCTCACTCTCAATTCCCACTGATTTTCGCACTTCTCTGCCTATCCAACAATGACCACTGCTGTTAGGGTTTCCTTTAACCCCTTCAacttcaagccaaaactaaaaatagcaaaataaagtttaatttgggttctccatcgcttgaacccacaaccatgccaatgccaaatcaatgctCAACCTTTCAaccaaattcatatttcatgctaactaatatgattcaattattataatatctCACAACATGAtctacatatattaaaaataatactaattaaataacacacaattgacatacataagacttgaacccaagtcctctcacacaacatAACATTCCGTATTTAATGCCTTAAtggcttctactacccgcatttattaaataattatttaattaattatttaaatctctTGGCTCTTACAGTTTGGCTAgttctttccaggtaagggaagctagatccTTTTGTATATTTCATGAAATCtatttgttttctgtttatTTCATGTTGAATGGACTGTGTGTGAATATGAGCTGCTGGAATGCCTTATTGAACTGTTTGGGTGCGTTTGTGTGACTGTTGCACGAGAGAACAGTGGggagcactggttttctcgcccaagcgagtgtgtctcgcctaggcgagattaatagaggctcgcccaggccCTTTCACgcgagttgtcgctcaggcgaccaaccCTGTTTTGAGCAAGTGaatgtctcgcttaggcgaggagagtctcgcctaagcgagaatgagtAGAAGGCCATTATTCCTgattgtcgagctctcgcctaggcgaaaggagctcgcctgagcgagggtcccTCTCGCCTGAGAGAGACCTTTCGTcctgagcgaggagctgggcgaTTGTGCATTATTGCTTTGTTACTTCTCTGTTCTTATATGGTCGACACATATTTGATTGGATTAATATGTTAAAAGCATGGGAAACACGGATATGCATGAGTGATATGGTTTATGGGTTGTAAATGATAAGTTTGATATTATCTTGGTATGTGACTTGaatgggatggttggttatcaAAGTGGCATGGTTATGGCATGATAAAGGATTCTATATTGGTTGTTGGAAACATGAATTGTGtgtggttagggcgtaattccatgagcctctaggtgagacctcatggtggtgcctcagttggttgggacgtaattccatgacccctattagtgggagttcatggtggtgccccatctatataatttagtaaggattcaaggtaaggttgcatcctgacactctaaagagtcagttagtctcatatagagcgtactgactctagtggtgagagtagcaagagcctgaaactcattaagggctaaccttgtgtgtaggggatgaaacattgtaacatttagctcggtagagcaggaaagtccaccacaagtgcaagcatccgctgaatccgactaattatatgtatccggatgagtcgagtctgaaTCTTAATCTATTGTTtcaaaagtcataacatgtttggttgacatATATTTCTTGGACTGTGGAATAGCAATAACTGTATGTTAAActgttttctactctagcttacccttctgtttgtTGTTTGTTCTCTTTGTGTCTTTTCtcttgtgatgatcatcaatttattgatgtgagtagaTGCGAGAAATGCTCATGGTCAACAGggaaatggtgattccgctgcgtAGTTATCTGGGCTGGATTTTGTTCATCTAAGCTTCTTGAAGGGTTGTGGCCATATATTCCTTTGTCTTTAGGCTTTATTTTGAAATACTGTTGGTCTACTTTTATACTTTGTTATTTGCATCGTGGTGTGTCTCAGGtcaatttcttgttttcttttgaaaaattgtaagGAGTAGTGTTCATACTCCAAGATCCTACTTCTAGTATTATTCTGTGTGACATTATCTTTAATTagcgttattaattaaatggggtatTACAACTATTGTGTAATATTTTCCAGGAAAATTACTGTTTGGTGTACTATTAGAAAGAGTATTAAATTAGAAATTTGAAGATGTTATCTTGACTCCATTGGTTATTGAActaacgtaaaaaaaaaaaataattaaatgatgataataaaaaaagattccCATGgatttgtgtgtgtttgttcTTTGGGTGAGTGTTTTTGTGTGTTCTATCAAAGATTATCATTGGCATTAGCACAATATGTGTACCTttagttataatattaattacaatGTAGTGAAAGACTAAAACGAAAGTAAGGACTTGaatttacaaattataattttacgattgttttacattttgttaaatataaaccATAGATTAAAGTGATAACATAACATGTGACAATTTCGTATTTGTAAACTAAATTCGTAGTGTCCTTATAGTTAGCATTCAAAATAACAAAGTGAAGATGTACATAATTACTATCATTGATCATCAGACTTGAATTTAGGAGGTGCAGGCATTTTAAAAACAGAGTAAAGCAATGTTTGGGATTGGGTAATCAATTTTTCTCCCATGTCTTTAAGAATCTCTCCGTAATGTAACAACATTGCTCCATTTTGAGCCAAATGCTTAGCCCTTTCTACTTTATCCCCATCGTTTGAACTTGGATTCACCCTCTTGATCTTTAGAACATACTCTCCATCACCCACCATCTCAAGGTTAACATTCACTGCAATATCATCATTTACCAATTCTTCTTCCTTTGTCAATTTAGACACTTTATCAAATGATTTATCTACCACGTTGTTCTTACCTACACAAAAACAGAcgatgtaattaataattagaattGAAAGACATGTTAAGTGTcggtttatatttttatttatttatttattctttcaaTTACATGTTAGTGTTAATGTGTTACGAGTCATTATCAaagattaaatttatgatttaaaataaaataaaataattaaaaaaatacgaaCTAACATGACATGTCATTGGTGTATTACTAATGGAActgaatcaattttttaaaaattgaaatttaataaaaaagaaaaacttatttgAAACTTTTAGACCAAAATCGGACCAAAAgactaattaattttgatttttactattttgattCATGACTGTCCCGCTTCTTAAAAGTCATACACGTAATTCTTCATAGTGGTTGAgaatttagaattagtcattCCTAACTCAATTCAATACAGGGAAACATGTTTGTATGTTTGTAATCATCAGAATAAAAGTCAGTTTTAAATTAACTTGGTCTGAGAATAACTTATAGTTTCAGGAACCAAAACTCTTAATGCAACTGACTATTAACCTGCTTATTCAGAACTTAATCAGACATTTCTaagtcaaattaaaattaaaattgatttgttctaagtcaaaattaaaaaattatataaacaatataaaaactggtctaaaaattaatttatgaacaGGTCATTTCATTTCTATAGAAATGGTAATATCCTAGACTAATAGATTCACTACATGGAAAATAAAATCTGACTAAAAATTGTTCATTCCTAAATTAGTTTCAACGGGTGAAAAAACACTCATCTCACctgattttacttttttttttcttttctagaaaTCCTTAAGAATAAGTTTTTGTAAAGAAAcatcaattttatcaatttaacaaaAGATTTAAGGAATAGAGATTTACCCTCTTGTGTAATGTGTGTTTTGCTGTCAAGTTGAATGGAATTGCTATGTTGATGTGCTTCCGGATTTTGCTCCGTTTGAGTTGAATCCATGCCAAGGAGTGCTTTGCTGAATAAatcatccaaatattttttgatgGCTTCTGCTCCCTCCTCTTCAATATGTTTCGGAATTATCAGCTTATGTCCTTCCCCGGATTCTTTGGGCTCTTCATCACCAGATTTATCTGCATCCATTGAAATTTactatatgcatatatataacttttatagtaattatgcacaaaaaaaaaactcaaacttCAAATGTGTATGTATCCCGTAAcgactaattattttattcttttcaaatcAAACTCAAACAGATTGATTtccccaatttttattttcttatagtaaTCTTTATTTCGAATTTGTCAATTATTTGGTGATTGAATGTTTAGTGGATAAAACTATGACATTTCATTGAAAGAATCTAACTATTTTAATAGGATTATTTAATCCGTGTaccttttattattgttgttaatttgtttaagaaattaaactaattaaaaaaataaaattttaaaaattatattatcattcaactagataaaaccaaatatttaattaagtagaATAAATATTGACATATTTTGCtgttgatatattaaaaaaattataattttaatataaagctttaatttatagtttgttaatcaacaaataatcaaataaaatgaaagttaatattagtatataataaatttaaacaaaattaaatttactaaataaatatttccaaaattaatttcgcattaacattaattttttctaataaaaacacctaataattattaaaattatatttaattaagaaaattacatttttataataaaattatagttttttaattatattaaaaataaaatatatcaatacttattatcatcattaaataaaaatatattaaaaattttacaataattattttaaattaaaatcatgatGATATTACTTTACactgtaataaaatatatacataccaAGTAATTTTACTgctaaaaaataatgaatggaGATGTCAACATAAGGAAACATAGAAGAAAACAAGAACCCCATAtatgttaacaaaaaaaaaaaaaaattcgagAATTACTTGTTCACGTACCCTCTTTAATCTGTGTATTACTCTCTGCTTCGATGCCATAGCTATGCGGATATGTTTCAGTAGAATCACCGGCGAAGAGTGCGTTTTCGAATACGCTATCCAAATACTCTTTCATCGCGTCTTGTCCCTGTTTCTCCACATGGCTTGGAACCGTGAATCCGTCGGAACCGTTCGGTTCGCCGTTCTCAATTTCGTTCACCGATGTGGCGCACGCAAAAGTGATGAACAGGAGCGTGAAGGTGATGAAGATCGGAGACGCTGAAATCGTTGACCGTGTCATGTTTATAAAGAAGTGCTCCAATTGATGAAGGAGTCTGCGTTTGGCAGAGGAATGTGTCGTTTTTATTAGCGGTTGAAAAAAGGGAGGAGGCGCAGAGGACAAGCAGCAACTAACAAGAAAATGGTTTTAAATTGCACTATTCAACTGCTccaattaaaagtttattttaatcttcATTCACCTGCTAAGATAAGAATTAGGA
Coding sequences:
- the LOC114166367 gene encoding uncharacterized protein LOC114166367, with protein sequence MTRSTISASPIFITFTLLFITFACATSVNEIENGEPNGSDGFTVPSHVEKQGQDAMKEYLDSVFENALFAGDSTETYPHSYGIEAESNTQIKEDKSGDEEPKESGEGHKLIIPKHIEEEGAEAIKKYLDDLFSKALLGMDSTQTEQNPEAHQHSNSIQLDSKTHITQEGKNNVVDKSFDKVSKLTKEEELVNDDIAVNVNLEMVGDGEYVLKIKRVNPSSNDGDKVERAKHLAQNGAMLLHYGEILKDMGEKLITQSQTLLYSVFKMPAPPKFKSDDQ